The genomic interval GCACGCGGTGCAGCGTCCGCACGCCAGGTACCGGCGGTCGCCCCACTGCACCGGCAGCAGTTCGTTCTGCTTGGCGTCGAGCACGGCCGCGAGGCGTCGCCGCCGCGCGGTGTACACCCGGGCCGCGTCGGCCAGCGGGTACTGCGCCACCGAGCCGTCCGGGTGCCGCACGCGCAGTGCGGGGTCGACCCGGAAGCCCATGTGGCCCAGCATTTCCGCGCACGCGGCCAGCTCGAGCAGGGTCGCGATCGGAGCCTCGGCGCGCGCGGAGCCGTGGAGGGTGTAGCGGGCCGGTGCGAGCGGGAGCTCGGGATCGGGTTCCGGTGCAGCGTGGTGATCGGCGGGGAATTCGGCTGAGTCGTCGTCCGAACGGATCAGCGCGTCACCGTCGATGAACTGGTCCGGGTCGTCGTCGGACCACTCCGCGGGTAGTTCCGGCATCCGCCGCACCACGCTCGCGCGGTTCTCCTCGTCGGTATCGCCGCGCAGCAGAGTCGCGCAGCGGGCGGCGAACGTGCCGTCGAAGAACACGCCCCCGGCGATCGCGTCCGCTCCGTCGCGCAGGGCGGCGGCCGTCCGCTCGTGCGCCCGGCGCAGCGCCGCGACGGTCTCGGCCGCGGTGCCCGCCTCGGGCGCATCGACACCGGCCATGGCGAGTCCGGGCAGGTCGACGACCTCCACCGGTGCCACCAGACCCAGTTCGGCATCGAGCGCGCGCAGCAGCGCGAACTCGCAGTGCGCCGCCGCCACCAGGTCACCGGTGCTGCACACGACACGATCACCGACCAGAATCAATCGCGGCCCTCCTGCGCCTCGGACACCCGCACCCGGCCGTCGCGTTCTTGTGTGCCGAGTCGCGACTCAGCGTAATCAGTCGAGGTAGAACGGCGTGGCGTGAGGGGGGCGTGTCGTCGTATGGTCTGGGCGGGGGCGCGGGAGGAAGGACATCGGAGTGCAGACCGGCCAGCCGAGCCGAACCGCGTTGAGCGCCGCGTGGTATCGCGCCGAACACCAAGAACTCGACGGCGGACGTATCTTCCGCGATCCACTGGCGCGTGCGATGGTGGGCGACGGCGCGGGTCCGGTCGCGGAATACCTGCCCACGGACACACACGAGCGTATGCGCGGCTTCCTCGCGGCCCGTTCGCGTTTCGCCGAGGACGCCCTGGCGGAGGCGGTCGCGGCCGGAACCGGTCAGGTGGTGATCCTCGGCGCCGGTCTGGACACCTTCGCCTACCGCAACCCCTTTCCCGCCGTGCGGGTGTTCGAGGTCGATCATCCCGATACGCAGGCATGGAAACGAGAACGGCTGGCGCGCGCCGATATCCGGATCCCCGCCTCGGTCACCTACGTTCCGGTCGACTTCGAACACGACCGCTCGGACACCGCGCTGTACGCGGCCGGTCTGGACCCGGCACGGCGGGTTTTCGTGATCTGGCTGGGCGTGACGGTCTATCTGACGCTGGCCGCGATCGAACAGACCCTCGCGCAGCTCGCCCGCATGGCCCCGGGCAGCCGGGTCGTCTTCGACTACGGCGCGCCGATGTCCGCGCCGAGTCCGGAGGTGCGGGCGTTGGTCGAGGAGCGCATGCGCAGGCTCGCGGCCATCGGGGAGAGCTGGATCAG from Nocardia wallacei carries:
- a CDS encoding class I SAM-dependent methyltransferase encodes the protein MQTGQPSRTALSAAWYRAEHQELDGGRIFRDPLARAMVGDGAGPVAEYLPTDTHERMRGFLAARSRFAEDALAEAVAAGTGQVVILGAGLDTFAYRNPFPAVRVFEVDHPDTQAWKRERLARADIRIPASVTYVPVDFEHDRSDTALYAAGLDPARRVFVIWLGVTVYLTLAAIEQTLAQLARMAPGSRVVFDYGAPMSAPSPEVRALVEERMRRLAAIGESWISFFTPGEIERLLADHGLEVEEDVLAADLSLRYLGLEATSGAGPHLVRARVPG